In Chryseobacterium gotjawalense, the following are encoded in one genomic region:
- a CDS encoding AI-2E family transporter, with amino-acid sequence MKNVFRKKTIQQTLIVLAIVILAVDVFVLQYFVSGLLGAITLYFLTRKLYRKLVGQKKWNSDLAVTFIFTLLIISFGIPLWILIDFLVPKINELINDRNTIIEKFQSIQIFLENNEFLQRFDFKVTHEQIVQLINKAISVIPSTLNAVGQIFANIFVALFILYYMLLNTRSMEADFKEMLPLSERSKNYFINENAGLITSNAYGIPIIAFAQAVVAIIGYFIFDVNNAIFWGLLTGAASVLPVIGTMFIWIPICIYQLATGDINSGLLLGLYCLIFVGSIDNILRFTVLKKMADIHPLITVFGVLLGLNLFGMMGLVFGPVLLSLPGILYKIFKMETGQSENIKFTPKTDILQDASTDEDLTAANP; translated from the coding sequence GTGAAAAATGTCTTTCGAAAAAAAACTATTCAGCAAACACTTATCGTGCTGGCGATTGTAATATTAGCGGTTGATGTTTTTGTTTTGCAATATTTTGTGTCGGGTCTTTTGGGCGCTATTACCTTATATTTTCTAACACGGAAATTATACCGTAAACTGGTCGGTCAGAAAAAGTGGAACAGTGATTTAGCGGTTACTTTTATTTTCACCTTGCTCATCATCAGCTTTGGCATACCCCTGTGGATCTTAATTGATTTTTTGGTGCCCAAAATAAATGAGCTGATCAATGATCGGAATACCATTATAGAAAAATTTCAGTCGATACAAATCTTCCTGGAAAATAATGAATTTCTGCAACGCTTTGATTTTAAAGTGACCCATGAGCAGATTGTACAGCTCATTAATAAAGCGATCTCTGTCATTCCTTCCACCCTCAATGCAGTTGGTCAAATTTTCGCTAATATTTTCGTAGCTCTTTTCATACTGTACTACATGCTGTTAAACACCAGAAGCATGGAAGCTGATTTTAAGGAAATGCTGCCCTTATCGGAGCGGAGTAAAAATTATTTTATAAATGAAAATGCCGGACTCATCACGTCCAACGCGTATGGTATTCCTATTATCGCTTTTGCGCAGGCAGTGGTTGCGATTATTGGTTATTTTATTTTTGATGTAAACAACGCTATTTTTTGGGGATTACTTACCGGAGCTGCATCCGTATTACCGGTAATCGGCACCATGTTTATCTGGATTCCCATCTGTATATATCAGTTGGCAACCGGCGATATCAACAGCGGCTTGCTACTGGGACTGTACTGTCTGATATTTGTGGGTTCAATTGATAATATTTTAAGATTTACCGTTCTTAAAAAAATGGCAGATATCCATCCTTTGATTACCGTCTTCGGGGTTTTATTAGGTCTTAACCTTTTTGGAATGATGGGTTTGGTTTTTGGACCAGTGCTACTTTCCTTGCCGGGTATTCTCTATAAAATTTTTAAAATGGAAACAGGCCAGAGCGAAAATATTAAGTTCACACCCAAAACAGACATTTTGCAGGACGCATCAACAGATGAAGACCTTACTGCTGCCAATCCCTGA
- a CDS encoding IS3 family transposase: protein MNALYRAVGISRQAVQQYEYRQNIFDEKVRALMLEAHELRNEHPGCGVEKMYYALKPEFMGRDRFIELFMELGFRLEHKRNYRKTTHSVASEYPNLIKGMEVNAPNTIWQSDITYIYVNDRFYYAVFIIDVYTKKITGYKISNNMRATANVEALKMAVRDHCFPKIHHSDRGGQYIYKEYVKLLKEGSTQISMALSAQDNAYAERINKTIKEEYLDRWKPMNFEQLKKFTKRAVDQYNNRRPHNNLGRLSPVEFERRWQEKGFSSQPIITIYDNNEP, encoded by the coding sequence CTGAATGCTTTATATCGGGCAGTAGGGATCAGCAGGCAGGCGGTGCAACAATATGAGTATCGACAGAACATTTTTGATGAAAAAGTACGTGCTCTAATGTTGGAAGCCCACGAACTACGGAATGAGCACCCAGGATGCGGAGTAGAGAAAATGTATTATGCCTTAAAGCCGGAATTCATGGGCAGAGACCGCTTCATAGAACTTTTTATGGAATTGGGCTTCAGGCTGGAGCACAAGAGGAATTACCGCAAAACGACCCATTCCGTCGCCTCCGAATATCCCAATCTTATCAAAGGTATGGAGGTAAATGCACCTAACACCATCTGGCAGTCGGATATTACGTATATTTACGTTAACGATAGGTTTTATTACGCAGTTTTCATCATTGATGTATACACGAAAAAGATTACAGGATACAAAATATCCAATAATATGAGGGCAACCGCGAATGTAGAAGCCTTGAAAATGGCAGTAAGAGACCATTGTTTTCCTAAAATCCATCACTCGGACAGAGGAGGGCAATACATTTATAAAGAATATGTCAAGTTGCTGAAAGAAGGGTCTACTCAAATAAGCATGGCCTTGTCTGCACAGGATAATGCATATGCAGAGCGGATAAACAAGACCATAAAAGAAGAATATCTGGATCGATGGAAACCCATGAACTTTGAACAGTTGAAGAAATTTACGAAGCGAGCGGTTGATCAATATAATAACCGCCGACCACACAATAACCTTGGCCGGTTATCGCCTGTAGAATTTGAAAGAAGATGGCAGGAAAAGGGATTTTCATCCCAACCCATTATCACCATCTATGATAATAATGAGCCGTAA
- a CDS encoding transposase, translated as MKANIKKLQKHRVFSEEFKREIVSLFESGKFSVLQLEKLYGVSDSAIYQWIYKFSTFNEKGIRVVEMKESSVHKLKELEQKIKELEQAVGQKQIMIDYLEKMIDIAKEDLDIDIKKNYGNQRSAGSGNIPKKKNSP; from the coding sequence ATGAAAGCAAACATTAAGAAACTTCAGAAGCATCGGGTTTTCAGTGAGGAATTTAAGAGGGAGATTGTCTCTCTATTTGAGAGTGGAAAATTCAGTGTATTACAGCTTGAAAAACTTTATGGAGTTTCGGACTCTGCTATTTACCAATGGATCTATAAATTTTCTACCTTTAACGAGAAAGGAATTAGAGTTGTAGAAATGAAAGAAAGCAGTGTACATAAGCTAAAAGAACTCGAGCAGAAGATTAAAGAACTTGAGCAAGCCGTTGGTCAGAAGCAGATTATGATCGATTATCTGGAAAAAATGATTGATATAGCCAAGGAAGATCTGGACATTGACATAAAAAAAAATTACGGCAACCAACGCTCTGCTGGTTCAGGCAACATTCCGAAGAAAAAGAATTCTCCCTGA
- a CDS encoding DUF6980 family protein, with translation MCEKLKLNSSTDFDDTDKPISYTEKFDEYGLKIFDGGSSSILIEFCPFCGERLPKSKRDLWFDEIEKLGIDPWKNEVPEKYQTDKWFRENASR, from the coding sequence ATGTGCGAAAAACTAAAACTTAATTCATCAACTGACTTTGACGATACTGACAAGCCAATAAGTTATACTGAAAAGTTTGACGAGTATGGTTTGAAAATTTTCGACGGTGGAAGTTCATCAATTTTAATTGAGTTTTGCCCATTTTGCGGAGAAAGGTTACCGAAATCCAAAAGAGACCTATGGTTTGATGAAATAGAAAAACTTGGAATAGATCCATGGAAAAATGAAGTGCCTGAAAAATATCAAACCGATAAATGGTTTAGAGAAAATGCCAGCCGCTAA
- a CDS encoding alpha/beta fold hydrolase yields the protein MKKIILILLVIAKFSSCFSQDKLMALDKDLSTVTYPFEVKFHPLKSQGQDLKMAYLDVLPINPNGKVIVLLHGKNFNAANWEQTIKELNKKGYRVIAPDQIGFGKSTKPANYQYSFQQLAFNTKSILDRLKINKIMLLGHSMGGMLATRFALSYPEMTDKLILENPIGLEDYKVLTSYQTIDANYQSELKNTVESYRNYQLKYYYDNTWKSQYDPWLNLLAGWTLHKDYPVIAWNAALTTDMIFTQPVVYEFKNIKCPTLLIIGTRDRTAIGRERASKDLQSKMGLYNELGKKTQQAIPNSTLVELDNIGHLPHIESFDRFIKPLTAFLEK from the coding sequence ATGAAAAAAATCATTTTAATTCTTTTGGTTATCGCAAAGTTTTCCTCCTGTTTCTCTCAGGACAAATTAATGGCCTTGGATAAAGATCTTTCTACTGTAACCTATCCTTTTGAGGTCAAATTCCATCCGTTGAAATCTCAGGGACAAGATCTGAAAATGGCTTATTTAGATGTATTGCCAATTAATCCTAATGGAAAAGTCATCGTGCTCCTGCACGGCAAAAATTTCAATGCGGCTAATTGGGAACAGACGATAAAAGAGTTGAATAAAAAAGGCTATCGTGTCATCGCACCCGACCAAATTGGCTTCGGTAAATCCACCAAACCCGCAAACTACCAATACAGTTTTCAGCAGCTGGCTTTTAATACCAAATCTATTCTGGACCGTCTCAAAATCAATAAAATTATGCTATTAGGTCATTCTATGGGCGGAATGCTTGCTACAAGATTTGCATTGTCCTATCCTGAAATGACAGATAAACTCATTCTCGAAAACCCAATCGGTTTGGAGGACTACAAAGTGCTGACAAGCTATCAAACCATTGACGCCAACTACCAAAGCGAATTGAAAAACACCGTGGAAAGCTATCGCAACTACCAGCTGAAATATTATTATGATAACACCTGGAAATCTCAATATGACCCTTGGCTTAACCTTTTGGCGGGTTGGACATTGCACAAAGACTATCCTGTTATAGCATGGAACGCAGCACTGACCACCGATATGATTTTTACACAGCCTGTGGTATATGAATTCAAAAACATTAAATGTCCGACACTGCTTATCATCGGAACACGTGACAGGACAGCGATAGGTAGAGAAAGAGCCTCAAAAGATTTACAATCGAAAATGGGACTTTACAACGAATTAGGAAAGAAAACACAACAAGCGATACCAAACTCGACATTGGTAGAATTGGACAATATAGGACATCTTCCCCACATAGAATCTTTTGACAGATTTATAAAGCCGTTGACTGCATTTTTAGAAAAGTAG
- a CDS encoding PLDc N-terminal domain-containing protein, whose product MSTQVYYYLFLILFLVVFIISIIAILKNPFYSNPAKLLWIAVCLFMPFLGSLIYYFYRKG is encoded by the coding sequence ATGAGCACTCAAGTCTATTATTACCTGTTTCTGATTTTGTTTCTTGTCGTTTTTATAATCAGCATTATAGCAATTCTGAAAAACCCATTCTATTCAAACCCGGCAAAATTACTGTGGATTGCTGTTTGTCTTTTCATGCCGTTTTTGGGATCGCTTATATATTACTTTTATAGAAAAGGCTGA
- a CDS encoding 4a-hydroxytetrahydrobiopterin dehydratase, protein MWKETDGKLQQTFKFKDFSEAFAFMTRVALIAESMQHHPDWSNEYNKVNISLCTHDAGDVITEKDYKLAKAIDKIIS, encoded by the coding sequence ATGTGGAAAGAAACCGATGGAAAACTGCAGCAGACTTTTAAGTTTAAAGATTTTTCCGAAGCCTTTGCTTTTATGACCAGAGTGGCCTTGATTGCAGAGAGTATGCAGCACCACCCTGACTGGTCCAACGAATACAATAAAGTGAACATCAGTTTATGCACGCACGACGCAGGCGATGTCATTACCGAAAAAGACTACAAACTGGCCAAAGCGATCGACAAGATAATCTCATAA
- a CDS encoding DUF4142 domain-containing protein: MKTLKSLALSGTMLLSALLFSTKVSAQEQKTPQLTDPEIASVAVTANQIDIGYAEIALKKSHHKDIKNFAATMKRDHNAVIKMAVDLVTKLKVTPKTNAVTKSLLEAATKEKAILHAKKGRAFDKAYVDNEVAYHESTIKAVETILIPQSKNAELKALLEKAVPIFKTHLEHAKMIQKEFK; encoded by the coding sequence ATGAAAACTTTAAAAAGCCTGGCTTTATCCGGAACAATGCTTTTGTCGGCATTGTTATTTTCCACCAAAGTTTCTGCACAGGAACAAAAAACGCCGCAGCTTACCGATCCGGAAATTGCCTCTGTTGCGGTAACGGCAAATCAAATTGACATAGGATATGCTGAAATAGCACTGAAAAAGTCTCATCATAAAGACATTAAAAACTTTGCTGCTACGATGAAAAGAGACCATAACGCTGTGATTAAAATGGCCGTAGATCTGGTTACGAAATTAAAAGTGACTCCAAAAACGAATGCCGTTACAAAATCTTTATTAGAAGCGGCAACAAAAGAAAAAGCAATCTTACATGCAAAAAAAGGGAGAGCTTTTGATAAAGCATATGTAGACAACGAGGTTGCCTATCATGAATCCACGATTAAAGCGGTAGAAACCATCCTGATACCCCAGTCTAAAAACGCAGAACTGAAAGCTTTGCTTGAAAAAGCAGTGCCTATTTTTAAAACGCACCTTGAGCATGCAAAAATGATTCAGAAAGAATTTAAATAA
- a CDS encoding cupredoxin domain-containing protein: protein MISQKNIFRTGSSFVAIVCLLNIISCNPGSKDTIPAVNDNSMSTEKSVSQTSTPAPTPKVDSATANANTNTAGGTHANASAQVVTIENMKFNPATITVKKGDQVTFINKDVVAHNATETHKAWTSPMLQTGQSWTFTPEKTSDYYCTVHLVMKGKIIVK from the coding sequence ATGATTTCGCAAAAGAACATTTTCAGAACAGGATCTTCTTTCGTTGCAATCGTTTGTTTACTAAATATAATCAGTTGCAACCCGGGATCCAAAGATACGATACCTGCGGTAAATGACAATTCCATGAGTACCGAAAAAAGCGTAAGCCAGACCTCAACGCCAGCACCGACTCCAAAAGTGGATTCTGCAACGGCGAACGCTAACACAAATACAGCGGGCGGTACTCATGCAAATGCATCCGCTCAAGTGGTCACCATAGAAAACATGAAATTTAATCCGGCAACAATTACCGTTAAAAAAGGAGATCAGGTAACATTCATCAACAAAGATGTAGTGGCGCACAATGCGACAGAAACACATAAGGCATGGACTTCTCCGATGTTACAGACCGGCCAGTCCTGGACGTTCACTCCCGAAAAGACTTCCGATTATTACTGCACCGTTCATCTGGTGATGAAAGGGAAGATTATTGTAAAATAA
- a CDS encoding molybdopterin-dependent oxidoreductase yields the protein MEKKKTKQEQNISSAKIRNRTITAFVIFILLFAGAIFTFVTIKNQPGETQKTGVQDPLRKVLNGNERVFTKIFSANHLAKTYPKSAAVKKVRVNGDVGMGKDFDAKDWKLKLVKAAGDTLLISLEDIRKLPKTEIIFDFKCIEGWSQITDWSGVKFSDFVKAYHLDQQSQKKYIGLVTPDGGYYVGIDMPSAMHPQTLLCYEMNGKPLPMDQGYPLRLIIPTKYGIKSLKRIGTLSFSDERPKDYWFERGYDYYSGL from the coding sequence ATGGAAAAAAAGAAAACAAAACAGGAACAGAATATATCATCAGCAAAGATTAGAAATCGAACCATTACTGCCTTCGTGATTTTTATTCTGCTTTTTGCCGGAGCCATATTTACTTTCGTAACCATTAAAAATCAACCTGGCGAAACGCAAAAAACCGGAGTGCAAGATCCTTTGAGAAAAGTACTCAACGGCAATGAGCGCGTTTTTACTAAAATATTTTCCGCCAATCATCTCGCGAAAACATACCCGAAATCCGCCGCAGTAAAAAAGGTGAGGGTTAACGGCGATGTGGGAATGGGAAAAGACTTTGACGCAAAAGACTGGAAATTAAAACTGGTAAAAGCGGCCGGCGATACTTTGCTTATTTCACTGGAGGACATCCGGAAACTTCCCAAAACAGAAATTATTTTCGATTTTAAATGTATTGAGGGCTGGAGCCAGATAACGGATTGGAGCGGAGTAAAATTCAGTGATTTTGTAAAAGCATATCATTTGGATCAGCAGTCGCAGAAAAAATACATCGGTTTGGTCACCCCGGATGGCGGCTATTATGTGGGAATTGATATGCCGAGCGCAATGCATCCTCAGACCCTGCTTTGTTATGAAATGAACGGCAAACCTTTGCCCATGGATCAGGGTTATCCTTTAAGATTAATCATTCCTACAAAATATGGCATCAAAAGTTTAAAACGGATCGGCACGCTTTCTTTCAGTGATGAACGGCCGAAAGATTATTGGTTCGAAAGGGGATACGACTACTATTCCGGTCTGTAG
- a CDS encoding cytochrome b/b6 domain-containing protein: protein MERIRKKHPLAIRWFHWVNFPVLAVMIWSGLQIYWANDVYKIQIAGKDLIHFFPDSFYDALNLPYHLSEGMAWHFVFMWFFFVNGFLYVVYTVFSGEWRFLTPNKNSLKEAWQVVLHDLHLRKTIPPQDKYNSAQKIAYTAIVMMGLGSLLTGLAIYKPIQFSWLCTVFGGYETCRIIHFILMIGYCIFFLIHVLQVIFAGWQNFSSMVTGFEVLKNKKK from the coding sequence ATGGAAAGAATCAGAAAAAAGCACCCGCTCGCTATCAGATGGTTTCACTGGGTGAATTTCCCTGTGCTTGCGGTAATGATATGGAGTGGACTGCAAATTTATTGGGCCAATGATGTTTACAAAATACAGATTGCCGGTAAAGATCTCATTCACTTTTTTCCTGATTCTTTCTACGATGCCCTCAATCTTCCTTATCACCTCAGCGAAGGAATGGCGTGGCATTTTGTCTTTATGTGGTTCTTTTTTGTGAATGGATTTTTATATGTCGTTTACACTGTTTTTTCCGGTGAATGGCGGTTTTTGACCCCCAATAAAAATTCTCTTAAAGAAGCCTGGCAGGTGGTATTGCATGACCTTCATCTGCGCAAAACAATTCCTCCGCAAGATAAATACAACAGCGCACAGAAAATTGCTTACACCGCCATCGTTATGATGGGATTGGGGTCTTTACTTACGGGTTTAGCGATTTATAAACCGATACAGTTCAGTTGGCTCTGCACTGTTTTCGGCGGCTATGAGACCTGTCGGATTATTCATTTTATTTTGATGATTGGCTATTGTATATTCTTTCTGATTCATGTGTTACAAGTCATATTCGCGGGTTGGCAAAATTTCAGCAGTATGGTTACAGGTTTTGAAGTTTTAAAAAATAAAAAGAAATAA
- the msrB gene encoding peptide-methionine (R)-S-oxide reductase MsrB — translation MFHKLSHYLMLLLAVFTWSCNQAQNESKNNKKQNSTVVSDQYPMKLSDVEWKKRLTPEQYRILRQKGTEVAFTGKYDHFYKKGTYYSAASLQPVFSSATKFDSGTGWPSFYEPISPDAVKLIVDNSDGVGRVEVVDSKSGSHLGHVFDDGPKPTGKRYCMNSAALIFVPEGGAPPTASH, via the coding sequence ATGTTCCATAAATTAAGTCATTATTTAATGCTTTTATTAGCTGTTTTTACATGGAGTTGCAACCAGGCGCAGAATGAAAGTAAGAATAATAAAAAGCAAAACAGCACAGTGGTGTCTGATCAATATCCCATGAAGCTTTCTGATGTCGAATGGAAAAAGAGGCTTACACCTGAACAGTATCGAATTCTTCGTCAGAAAGGAACCGAAGTAGCTTTCACAGGGAAATATGATCATTTTTATAAAAAAGGAACCTATTATTCTGCAGCCTCGTTGCAGCCTGTTTTCAGTTCGGCAACTAAATTTGATTCCGGTACAGGATGGCCAAGTTTCTATGAACCGATTTCTCCGGATGCGGTGAAATTAATTGTAGACAACAGCGATGGTGTGGGAAGGGTAGAAGTGGTAGACAGCAAAAGCGGTTCTCATTTGGGGCACGTTTTTGATGACGGACCAAAACCTACAGGAAAAAGATATTGTATGAATTCTGCCGCCCTTATTTTTGTTCCCGAAGGGGGTGCGCCTCCGACCGCTTCACATTAG
- a CDS encoding SulP family inorganic anion transporter: protein MKIVLNLFDFTQKVNYRNEILAGLTVAMTMIPESLSFAILAGFPPLVGLYAAFIAGLITAVFGGRPGMVSGGAGATVIVLIALMRSHGIEYVFAAVALAGIIQILIGLFKFSKFIRLVPQPVMYGFVNGLAIIIFMSQLDQFKMMSNGQLTWLQGEPLMIMAGLVALTVAIVVLFPKITKKIPASLVAILVVFALVVGFGINTKTVQDIASIEGGFPPFHIPNIPLTYEAFKIILPYSMIFAAVGLTEGLLTLNLVDEMTGTKGNGNRECIAQGTSNIVNGFFFGMGGCPMIAQTLVNLSAGSRARLSGIIAAVTILLIILFGAPVIGKLPMAALVGVMIMVALGTFEWASFKIIKKMPKHDIFVGIPVAVITVILHNLALAVLVGVIISAMVFAWESAKRIRARTHIDENGIKHYDIYGPLFFGSVMAFSEKFKIEEDPTEIIINFKESRVTDMSAIESLNSITKKYSQAGKTVHLQNLSPDCIRLLDNAEAVIDVNIIKDPEYLVAVEQ, encoded by the coding sequence ATGAAGATTGTCCTCAATTTATTTGACTTCACTCAAAAAGTAAATTACAGAAACGAAATATTAGCCGGATTAACGGTCGCAATGACCATGATTCCGGAATCATTATCCTTTGCCATATTAGCAGGTTTCCCGCCGCTGGTGGGTTTGTACGCGGCTTTTATAGCCGGACTCATTACCGCTGTTTTTGGCGGCAGACCCGGAATGGTTTCGGGCGGAGCAGGAGCAACCGTAATCGTTTTAATCGCTTTGATGCGCTCCCACGGAATCGAATATGTGTTCGCAGCGGTAGCTCTTGCGGGAATTATCCAGATCTTGATTGGGCTGTTTAAATTCAGTAAATTTATAAGACTCGTTCCTCAACCTGTGATGTATGGATTTGTAAATGGACTGGCCATTATTATTTTCATGTCGCAACTGGATCAGTTTAAAATGATGAGCAATGGTCAACTCACCTGGCTTCAAGGTGAACCATTAATGATTATGGCAGGCCTGGTCGCATTAACAGTTGCAATCGTGGTATTATTTCCGAAAATTACAAAAAAAATACCGGCGTCATTAGTGGCGATTCTGGTGGTTTTTGCCTTGGTAGTAGGATTTGGAATCAATACCAAAACGGTTCAGGATATTGCCTCCATTGAAGGTGGTTTTCCCCCTTTTCATATTCCCAATATTCCATTGACGTATGAAGCCTTTAAAATCATACTTCCCTACTCGATGATCTTTGCGGCGGTTGGTCTTACAGAAGGTCTTCTTACCTTAAACCTGGTAGATGAAATGACCGGAACAAAAGGAAATGGAAACCGGGAATGCATCGCTCAGGGAACCTCGAATATTGTGAATGGTTTCTTTTTCGGAATGGGCGGTTGTCCCATGATTGCGCAAACTTTAGTCAATCTTTCAGCAGGATCCAGAGCTCGGCTTTCCGGGATTATTGCAGCGGTTACGATTTTGCTCATCATCCTTTTCGGCGCGCCTGTTATCGGGAAATTACCAATGGCGGCACTGGTTGGAGTAATGATTATGGTTGCACTCGGAACTTTTGAATGGGCAAGTTTTAAGATCATTAAAAAAATGCCGAAACACGATATCTTCGTCGGAATTCCAGTGGCTGTAATTACCGTGATCCTTCATAATTTGGCTTTGGCAGTTTTGGTGGGAGTCATTATTTCTGCAATGGTATTTGCCTGGGAAAGTGCAAAAAGAATTCGTGCACGAACTCATATTGATGAAAACGGAATAAAACATTACGACATTTATGGTCCTTTATTCTTCGGCTCTGTCATGGCTTTCTCTGAGAAATTTAAAATTGAAGAAGATCCAACAGAAATAATTATCAACTTCAAAGAATCACGCGTCACCGATATGTCTGCCATTGAATCTTTGAACAGCATTACCAAAAAATACAGCCAAGCCGGAAAGACTGTTCATCTTCAAAATTTAAGTCCAGACTGCATTCGGCTTTTAGACAATGCTGAAGCGGTAATTGATGTTAACATCATAAAAGACCCGGAATATTTGGTTGCGGTTGAACAATAA
- a CDS encoding YegP family protein, whose protein sequence is MGKFIISKRKNGEYQFNLKASNGATVLTSEGYKAKASCENGIESTKKNSADDSKFDRKRSTNDKWYFNLKAGNGEIIGSSEMYESSIAMENGIESVKTNAPNAMTIEE, encoded by the coding sequence ATGGGAAAATTCATTATTTCTAAAAGAAAAAACGGTGAATATCAGTTTAATCTGAAAGCTTCAAACGGCGCTACTGTTTTAACCAGTGAAGGTTATAAAGCAAAAGCTTCCTGTGAAAACGGAATTGAATCTACCAAGAAAAACTCAGCCGACGATTCAAAATTCGACCGAAAAAGATCAACCAATGACAAATGGTATTTTAATCTGAAAGCAGGAAATGGTGAGATTATAGGTTCCAGCGAAATGTATGAAAGTTCAATTGCCATGGAAAATGGCATAGAATCTGTAAAAACAAATGCACCAAACGCAATGACTATCGAAGAATAA